One region of Alosa alosa isolate M-15738 ecotype Scorff River chromosome 1, AALO_Geno_1.1, whole genome shotgun sequence genomic DNA includes:
- the rps3a gene encoding 40S ribosomal protein S3a gives MAVGKNKRLTKGGKKGAKKKIVDPFSKKDWYDVKAPAMFNIRNLGKTLVTRTQGTRIASDGLKGRVFEVSLADLQNDEVAFRKFKLITEDVQGKNCLTNFHGMDLTRDKMCSMVKKWQTMIEAHVDVKTTDGYLLRLFCVGFTKKRTNQIRKTSYAQHQQVRQIRKKMMEIMTREVQTNDLKEVVNKLIPDSVGKDIEKACQSIYPLHDVFVRKVKMLKKPKFELGKLMELHGEGGTSSAAAKPAGEGGDTGVKTERADGYEPPVQESV, from the exons ATGGCAGTCGGCAAGAATAAGAGACTGACCAAAGGTGGCAAGAAAGGTGCCAAGAAGAAGAT CGTTGATCCTTTTTCCAAGAAGGACTGGTATGATGTCAAGGCACCAGCCATGTTCAACATCCGCAACCTGGGCAAGACTTTGGTCACCAGGACTCAGGGAACCA GAATTGCCTCTGATGGGCTGAAGGGTCGTGTTTTCGAGGTGAGTCTCGCTGACCTGCAGAACGACGAGGTCGCTTTCCGCAAGTTTAAGCTCATAACTGAGGACGTGCAAGGCAAGAACTGCCTCACTAACTTCCATGGCATGGACCTGACCCGTGACAAGATGTGCTCTATGGTCAAGAAGTGGCAG ACCATGATTGAGGCTCATGTGGATGTAAAGACCACCGATGGGTATCTTCTGCGCCTATTTTGTGTGGGCTTCACCAAGAAGCGCACCAACCAGATCAGGAAGACCTCTTATGCTCAGCACCAGCAGGTTCGCCAGATCCGCAAGAAGATGATGGAGATTATGACCCGTGAGGTGCAGACCAACGACCTGAAGGAGGTGGTAAACAAATT GATCCCTGACAGTGTTGGCAAGGACATCGAGAAGGCATGCCAGTCCATCTACCCCCTCCATGATGTATTTGTTAGGAAGGTGAAGATGCTGAAGAAACCCAAGTTTGAAT TGGGCAAACTGATGGAGCTGCATGGGGAAGGCGGTACCAGCAGTGCAGCAGCCAAGCCCGCTGGCGAGGGAGGAGACACTGGAGTCAAGACGGAGCGCGCCGACGGCTATGAGCCCCCAGTTCAGGAGTCTGTCTGA